The genomic window TTCAGAGATTTTTAAAGGAATACCAAAAAAGGAGAATCCTTGTATTTTTGAATCCAGATTTAGACCCATATGGATCAGGATATAATGTGATACAATCAAAGATTGCCATAGGTTCAGGTGGAATTATTGGCAAGGGATTTTTAAAAGGGTCACAGTCCCAGTTGGGTTTTTTGCCTGAAAAATCAACAGATTTTATTTTTTCAGTAATTGCAGAAGAGTGGGGTTTTATTGGTGCAGTTATAGTATTATCATTATATGCATATATAATATATAAAGGATTTACAATAGCATTAAAAGCATCAGATAAATTTGGTATGCTTGTTGCTGGCGGTATAACATGTATGATATTTTTCCATGTGATTATTAATATTGGGATGGCTTTGGGTATAATGCCAGTTACAGGCCTTCCGCTTACGTTTTTATCATATGGCGGTTCAAATTTAATCATGTCGCTTATAAGCATTGGTATACTCTTAAACATAGATTCACGTACACGATAGTCATTCCCTGCTATAAAAAATAAAATCAATAGTAAAGAATGCTTGCAAATTAATTTATAATCCTTTATATTATAGAGGGTTTGGCTATCTGAAAATAAGTATACAGGAATACTGATGTTAATTGCCCTTTTTATACTATTGCAGATTTCATTTTCGTTTCACATCTATTCGCTTGTCCTCTATGTATTACGAAGGGAAAATAAATATCTCAAAGGGTTTATAAATACAACAATTAGCAATGTACTGCTAGCGGGGGGTATTACAGCTTTAGCAATTATTCATCCTGAATATGTTGCAAAAGTCGATTTCAAACTGCTATTATGGTTAATGACTGGGTTTATCATGCTGATTATGTTATTTATAAAAATAAGCATTGCAAGGGCAATATATAAACGAAGCAAAGATCCACAGCATTTTCATTATAATTTTTTTGGCAAAAAAGTTTTGCATGGAACTGTCGTTAAATTTGAAGAAATTTTAATATTCTTTTTTACCATGCCTTTCTTTTTATTNNNNNNNNNNNNNNNNNNNNNNNNNNNNNNNNNNNNNNNNNNNNNNNNNNNNNNNNNNNNNNNNNNNNNNNNNNNNNNNNNNNNNNNNNNNNNNNNNNNNTGTGGTGCATATTTTATAGCACGATTATTCAATCTTTTATTATACAAACAATTATAAAAACAATTACATTTATAAGAACATAGTGCTGGTTTATATTAATTTTTAAAAAGCCTATAATCATTACTTCATAGATTTATGCGATAGTTACTGATGAATTATTTATATATTATTAAAATTTGCTGGATTTTTTATTGCTATTTTTGTAATATTGTATAAAATATATTTAATATCTTAACAAATCCTGGGAGGTATTTGCATGGGTTTAATAACCGATAAGATCAGAGAAAATGCTGAAAAATGCAAATCATGCGCATTTCTTAAAATAAGAAATGCAGAAATTGATAAAAACAGTGTTCTTTACGATGAGGCCATGTTGACATTAGAAGGTGTTTACAGGGCCAGCTGTACCATGTGCCCCTTTGAAAAGGACTTTGAAAAGGTTTATGGTATGAAACCTTATGAATATTTCCCAATGAGGGTAGCAAAAAAGGAAGCATAATAATTGTACTATAAACACAATGGCTTTAAATAGATGTGTAGTTTTGCTCAGCGGTGGATTAGATTCCGCAACTGCTGCTGCAGTTGCTAAGAGTAGAGGTTTTTCTCTGTATGCACTTACTTTTATATATGGACAGCGGCATGATATTGAGGTTGAGTATGCAAAAAAAATTGCAAACTTCCTCAATATTGTTAATCATGAAATTGTAGTTTTGCCTGATATTCTCTTTAAGTCTTCTTCATTGGTCAGAGCATCAGGAAAAGAAATTCTGAATAATCAAACTGATAGTATTCCAGCAACTTATGTCCCAGCCAGGAATATTGTCTTTCTTTCAATGGCATTGGCATATGCTGAGACTATTAATGCATCGCACATTTTTATTGGAGTGAATGCTGTTGATTATAGTGGCTATCCTGATTGCAGGCCTCAGTTTATACAAGCCTTTCAAAAAGTGGTTGAAATTGGCACTAAAAGTGGTGTCAATGGGAACCCAATAATAATTGAAACACCCCTAATTGGTTTGACTAAAGGCCAAATAATAAAGTTGGGTATTTCATTAGGAATGGATTACTCATTGACAACAAGCTGTTACAATCCAGCAGATAATGGCAGTCCGTGTGGTGTGTGTGATAGTTGCCGTATACGGCAAAAAGGATTTTTAGACGCAGGCATAAGCGACCCTGCCTCAAAAAGAAACTATGGCAAATAGTAAATTTATCACATTATTACATTATGCAATATTTGATACAGTGTTTCCTTCTTTTTGTGCATACTGTGGGAAGATGATATCTATTAACGATTCCGGTGTGTGCTATCAATGTTGTAGTAAGCTTGAAAAGATAATTCAAAATTATTCAGGAGAATATATCTTTTCATTGGAAGAATCAATACATGGGAAACGACAATGGTTCCTGGATAGTGGGGTTTGGTTATTTAAATATGAAGAGCCCATCCCCACACTGATTTATGATATGAAATTTAAGTATAATAAATCTATTGCCAATTTATTTGCACAATATTGTATTATGGCAATTAGTTTACAAAAATGGCAGTTTGATTATATAACTTATGTTCCTGTTTCTAATGATCGCTTATGGAAAAGAGGGTTTAATCAATCAGAACTTATAGCACAACATGTTAGTAAAGCTTGCAATAAAGATGTGTTACCGTTGTTTTATTTAAAAAATGAAAAAGCTGTACAGAAAAAGTTAAGTAGTAATGAGCGATTTATTAATACTTACAATAAATTTGGTATATACACTGGTTATGATGAAATAAAAAATAAATCATTGCTTATTGTTGATGATGTGTATACAACCGGAGCTACTATCAACGAATGTGCACGTCTTCTTAAACAGCAAGGTGTAAGAAATGTTTTTGCCTGCATTGTTGCCTATGCCATGTTACGTGAAATGGTTTGTTAATTGGATATTGTTGATTATAACCTGTAATAATTGTGATCTAGATATATATTTATATAATAGTTGTATTCAAAATGTTGTCACTGTACAATGTAAAAAAAATAAATATTGTAATTGTTTATGGTATGAATTATAATTTATGTACAATAGAATGGTAAACTATTACACAAGAGGTGAAATATGAAAATTAAAAAGGATGAAAATTTAGCCATAATTACATTAGATGGAAGGATAGATCAGGAAATGTCAGAGGATCTTGAAAATGCACTGCAAAAACTAATTGATGAAGGTTATAATAATATTTGCATGGATATGACTGATGTAAAACATATATGTAGTTCTGCTTTAGGTGTTATAGTTGCCTTTAAAAGAAAGATTAAAAATGAGGGTGATATAAAATTAGTTATAACCAATGAAAATCTGCTTAAGCTTTTTCAAACAACAATGCTTGATAAAGTCTTTGAAATATTTGAATCGCAACGTGAATGTTTGAGTGCTTTTGATTGATAAAGGAATACTACGTGTATGACACCCAGAAAAGATTTGCAATCGATACTGAAACCAATAGAACATTACCTTATAGCTGTTGATGAGGCCATTAAAAGTAAATTGCATACAGGCATTACGCTTTTAGATGAAAGCAGCATGCATACGTTTAAGAAGAGTGGAAAAAAGATTCGTGCCTCAATGATTATTTTATCAAGTGGTTTGAATAATGAAATACCTGATGATATTATTGATATTGCGTGTGCTGCTGAAATTATTCATGCTGCCTCTTTAGTACATGACGATATTATTGATAATGCAGATTTACGCAGGGGATTGCCAACTGTAGCGAAGCAATATGGACCAAAGGTTGCGGTACTAGCAGGTGATTATATGTATACTAAAGCATTAGAGATTGCTGTTGGTAATAATCGTACGGACCTTTTCCCTATTATGGTTGATGCAACAACAGAAATGGTGAAAGGTGAATTATATCAAATACAATATTCTAATATAGATAATATAACTATTGATAATTATTTCCGCATTATTGAGATGAAGACAGCCCGTTTTATGGCTGCCTGTGCAAAGTTGGGTGCACGGGTGGCAAAAATGGATGAAAAAAAGTCAGATACATTATACGATTGCGGATTACAGTTAGGATATGCTTTCCAAATAACAGATGATGCGATGGATTATCTTAACAACTCTGCTCTCACTGGTAAAGATGCTGGTAATGATTTTATAAATGGTAAAATTACTTTACCCTTATTGAGGTTATTACAAATAGCTGAAAAAAAAGAAAAAGAATTGTTGATGCGATATGCCAAACAACCTGACAAACAAAACTGGCTTTATGTGCTTGAAAAAGCAAATAAGTATAATGTGGTTGAATATTGTATACAGGTTGCATCAGAGTATGTACAAAGGGCAGTGGAGTGTCTTTCTGTATTTCCTGATAGCCAATTTAAAAATATAATGTGCGAATTAGCCTTATTCTTTATTGACAGAAGATATTAATTGATATATTATATTAAATTAGAAATATTAATTTTATTTTTATTTTATAGAGGCCTGATATGATAACAAAAGAAAAAGAAGAGGTTTTGCGTTTATACAATGCTGGATTAGAAGCTTACAAAAAGCGAAAATGGGATGAAGCAATAGAGTTTTTTGATAAAGCATTAAAAGTTGATCCTAATGATGGTCCATCAAAATTGTATCTGGAAAGATCTAAACAATATAAACTAACACCACCACCAGATGATTGGGATGGTGTATTTACAATGACAACAAAATAGAAAATAATTTGCAAATTAAGCTTGTATAATAAAATTCATTAATAAAAATTGTTAAAATAATTTTGCCCTGTCAATACAAATGATTAATTTTTCTACAAGAAGGTATGTGAAATGGCTAAAAAAGTTATTCAGATTAATAAGAATCCAGTATATGAAATTGGAATGATAGCTACTGTGTTTGGTAAGGATACAGAATTTTATGGGGACCTCACGTTTGAAAAATCATTACAGATTAATGGTTATTTTGAAGGTGAAATTGCTTCGGGTGATTTTTTGGTTATAGGTGAGAAGGCAACAGTAAAAGCTAATATTAAAGCAAACACTGTTATCATAAAAGGTACGGTCTATGGCAATATAGAAGCAAAAGATAAAATTGAAATACAAAGCGATGGTAAACTCTTTGGAAACATACGGACATCAAAACTCATTATTGCTGATGGTGTTGTGTTTGAGGGAAAATGTGAAATGATTAAAACTCCCGTACCTGTGCAGAAGCAAAAGCAAAACCAGAAAGAGCCAGTTGCTAAAGATTAATGTTTTGTAAAAATACAATAAGGCAATTATGACAAATGATATAGCAAAAAAAATTGGAAATTGTTTATACGAAATACCTAAGGATTATAAAAAAGGGATGCGTGTGCCTGCGCGTATCTATGCATCAGAAGAGTTGCTCAGCACCATGGATGCTGCTGTATTTGAGCAACTTACCAATGTTGCCATGCTTCCTGGTATACAGCGTTATGCGTTATGTATGCCTGATGGCCATTCCGGATATGGTTTTCCAATAGGCGGAGTTGCAGCAATTGATACTGAGGATGGGGTCATTTCACCAGGAGGAATTGGGTTTGATATTAATTGTGGTGTAAGGTTTTTTATTACAAACTTAACATTCCAGGAGCTATCGCCAAAGCTGAATCAGATTATGGATATACTATTTT from Spirochaetota bacterium includes these protein-coding regions:
- a CDS encoding ComF family protein, with amino-acid sequence MANSKFITLLHYAIFDTVFPSFCAYCGKMISINDSGVCYQCCSKLEKIIQNYSGEYIFSLEESIHGKRQWFLDSGVWLFKYEEPIPTLIYDMKFKYNKSIANLFAQYCIMAISLQKWQFDYITYVPVSNDRLWKRGFNQSELIAQHVSKACNKDVLPLFYLKNEKAVQKKLSSNERFINTYNKFGIYTGYDEIKNKSLLIVDDVYTTGATINECARLLKQQGVRNVFACIVAYAMLREMVC
- a CDS encoding polymer-forming cytoskeletal protein — protein: MAKKVIQINKNPVYEIGMIATVFGKDTEFYGDLTFEKSLQINGYFEGEIASGDFLVIGEKATVKANIKANTVIIKGTVYGNIEAKDKIEIQSDGKLFGNIRTSKLIIADGVVFEGKCEMIKTPVPVQKQKQNQKEPVAKD
- a CDS encoding polyprenyl synthetase family protein: MTPRKDLQSILKPIEHYLIAVDEAIKSKLHTGITLLDESSMHTFKKSGKKIRASMIILSSGLNNEIPDDIIDIACAAEIIHAASLVHDDIIDNADLRRGLPTVAKQYGPKVAVLAGDYMYTKALEIAVGNNRTDLFPIMVDATTEMVKGELYQIQYSNIDNITIDNYFRIIEMKTARFMAACAKLGARVAKMDEKKSDTLYDCGLQLGYAFQITDDAMDYLNNSALTGKDAGNDFINGKITLPLLRLLQIAEKKEKELLMRYAKQPDKQNWLYVLEKANKYNVVEYCIQVASEYVQRAVECLSVFPDSQFKNIMCELALFFIDRRY
- a CDS encoding tetratricopeptide repeat protein, whose amino-acid sequence is MITKEKEEVLRLYNAGLEAYKKRKWDEAIEFFDKALKVDPNDGPSKLYLERSKQYKLTPPPDDWDGVFTMTTK
- a CDS encoding STAS domain-containing protein, with protein sequence MKIKKDENLAIITLDGRIDQEMSEDLENALQKLIDEGYNNICMDMTDVKHICSSALGVIVAFKRKIKNEGDIKLVITNENLLKLFQTTMLDKVFEIFESQRECLSAFD
- the queC gene encoding 7-cyano-7-deazaguanine synthase QueC, which translates into the protein MALNRCVVLLSGGLDSATAAAVAKSRGFSLYALTFIYGQRHDIEVEYAKKIANFLNIVNHEIVVLPDILFKSSSLVRASGKEILNNQTDSIPATYVPARNIVFLSMALAYAETINASHIFIGVNAVDYSGYPDCRPQFIQAFQKVVEIGTKSGVNGNPIIIETPLIGLTKGQIIKLGISLGMDYSLTTSCYNPADNGSPCGVCDSCRIRQKGFLDAGISDPASKRNYGK